TACCCGACTTATCGTAATTACGCAAAACGAAATCGCCGCCCTCGAAGCGTTTTAGCGCCTCGCGCAGGCGGCGAAGATCTTCTTGGTCGTTGTCGCCCCGGTGCAAGAAGCGGCAATTTTTGCCGATAACCTCATGCGCGGCGAAACCCGTTATTTTAGTGAAAGCGGCGTTTACATAGGTGACGGGCATATCGGGCAATCTCGCGTCAGAGATGATGACTCCGCTCGCCGAACTGTTCATTGCATGCTCTTGCAGGCGCAGACGCTGTAATTGCTGCAGGTTGCGTTCGCGCTGCAGATAAACTTCGGTGATTTCGAGAAAACTGGCAACGGCCCCGTTTTGCGTGCCACCGGCCGCCCTTATCGGCGCTGCCGAAACGGACAGCCATTTGGTAGTGCCATCGGGAAACACGATACCGTGCTCAAACCCCGTTACCGTTTGCCCCTGCTGCAGCGCGCGGCTGAGCGGCAGCACCTCGACAGGCAGCGGCTGAAAGTTCAGATCAATCTGTTTCCAGTAGTCTGCTTGTTGATAATATCTGCCGGTTACCTTGTCGCGCTGAAGCTCAAGAATCTGTGCTGCGCTGTCGTTGGCCAAAGTAATTTCGCCCGTAGCTGAAACCACGACAATGCCGTTGATCTGGCTTTCGATCACCGACTGCAGAAACATTTCACGCTCAACAACTTCGATTTCGAGTTTTTTTCTTTCGGTGATATCCTGACAGGTGCCAAATGCCTTTTGCGGATTGCCAGCCTCATCGAATACAATGCCCCAGCGTTCTTCGACAAATTTAGTGGAGCCATCTGTCGCCACGATTCGGTGCACTATCGAATGCCGCTCAGGGGATTGCAGAGATTCACGAAACGCCTGATCGACCGCTGCCCGGTCGTCAAGGTGCACAAACGAGAGAAAAGCTTCATGCGTCGCGGCAAAACTCTGCGGATTCAGACCAAATATGCGGTACGTCTCGTGCGACCAGTTTACGGCGAGTGTTTTCAAGTCGGTTTCCCAACTGCCGATTTTTGCCACTTCTTGCGCGGCCCTGAGGCGCTGCTCGTTTTCGCTGAGTGCCCGCGCGCTTTCACGTGCGGCCGCGCGCACCCGGGCCTCGCGCACCTCGCGCTCAACTGCTGGCCCCAGGCGCTTCAGCGACGACTTCATGATGTAGTCGACCGCGCCGGCGCGCATCAACTCGACCGCGACCCCCTCGCCGATTGCCTGCGAGACGATAATAAAAGGAATATCTTTACCGGTGCGGCTCAGAATCTCAAGCGCTGTAATCGCATTAAACTGCGGCAGGCGAAAATCTGAGATGACAATATCCCACGGTTGCTCGAGCGCCTTGTTCAGTTCGGCAGAAGTTTCGACGCGCAGGCTGCGCACGGCAAAGCCCTGCGAGACGATGTGGTGCTCGATCAGCGCCGCGTCGCTGATCGAATCTTCAATGATGATGACCGCGAGCTCTTTGGGCATTGAATTCATCTGGCACCTGCCTCGCTTGCCTGATTGCGCAGCGTAAACGAAATAGTTGTGCCTGAGTCAACAGCCGATTCGGCGCTGATTGTACCCTGGTGGCGGTGTACGATACGTTGCGCCGTAGCGAGACCGATTCCATGACCGGGGTAATCCTTCTCAGAATGCAGACGCTGAAACGGCGCGAACAGGCGGTCGGCGTATTGCATATCAAAACCGATACCGTTGTCGCGAATGCAGTAACAGGGCGAGCCTGTGGCTTCTTTCTGAAAGAAGCTAATCTGAACGGCGGGCTTCTGCCGACTGTATTTGACGGCGTTCTCGAGCAGGTTTCTGATGAGCACTCTGGCAAGCGCGGCATCGGCATAAACGACCATCGCCGGCTGAATTTCTGCTTCGATCTTACTCTCGGGGTTTTCGATGCGCAGATCGTTCAAAATTTGCTCTGCAATCTGCGAGAGATCGACAGCCGTTATCACCAATTCAGATTGTGAAACGCGCGCAAGCTGCATCATCGCTTCGCCCATCGAAGTCATGGCAGCCAGCTCACGCCTCACGTACTGCAAGATGTCTTCTGCATTCTGGTCGAATGCACCCCTGAGTTTCTGCTGCAGAATATTCAGCCAGCTTTCAGCGCGTACCAACGGTGCCTTCAGATCATGCGAAAGCGAATAGCTGAATGCTTCGAGTTCTTTATTAATCTCTTCAAGCTCGAGCGTTCGCTCTTTGACCCGTTGCTCGAGCACCTGCGCCAGGTCGCGAACCGACCTCTGCGATTCGACGAGATCGGTAATGTCTGAGGTGACACAGATTGCCGATTCGATGGCCGGTACAAAACGGCTGATTGCGTGAACCCAGCGAAGCTCTTTGCCCTCTGCCCGGCGCACTCCGAAAGTCTGCGCAAAAGCCTGCTCAGTAGCCTGATTCGCGATGACTTGCGGCAGCACGCCCTCGGGATAAGGCTGGTGGTTTTCGTCGTAGAATATTGCCCCGCTTGCCGCCACCCCAGAACCGAGAGCGCTCTGAACTCCGGCGACTTCAATTACCTTGGGGTTTGATCGCAAAACATTGCCCTGCCTGTCGATAACCATTAAACCCACAGGTGCGGCATTAAATACTTCATCGAGCAGAATGGCGTTACGACGCGCTTCTTCGCGGCTGCGCACTTCGCTGTCGATATTCTTGAGAGTGCCCACAAGACGCGAAGCTTTACCCGCTTCGTCGCGCTCGACGACGACACCGCGGTCTTTTACCCAAATATAGTCGCCGCGTTTGCTGCGCATGCGCAGCGTCATGTCAAATGCTTCCATATCGCCGCGCAGATACCCCTGCAGATTTTCGTTCATCGCCTGCAAATCTTGCGGATGGATAAGTTTTTCCCAGTCGACGAGGCTGTGCTTGAGTTCGCCCTTGTCATAACCGAGCATCGATTCCCAGTGGTGTGAAAATTTTACGGTGTTGGCCCTCGGGTCAAAGTCCCAGACAGCATCGACTGTTGATTCGATGGCAAAGTCGAGCAGAATCTGGTTTTCCCTGATCTGCTGCTCGGCATAGGTGCGCCAGCGATCGATGGCAAAACGTTCGAGCGCCAGCGAAATTTCGTGCGCCAGCTGCTCGAAAGATTCAATCATGTGGGCTGAGAAGAAGTTTCCGGGCGCTGCGTAGATATTCAGGCTCATCGGCCGGCCGTTCGAGTGAATGAAATACACACTCGCGCATGAGTACATGCCATACTTCAGGCGCCCGGGAGTAAAAATGTCATGCGATGTGATATCGAGATGATTAACGAAGACACTGCGCTTCTCGCGCATAGCCCGGCCGGTAGGCCCCCGCCCTTCGGGCAGGGTTTCGTCTGTAGAAATTTTATGCTCGTCCAGGTACGCCATGGCCTTACCTGCGGCCGCCTTCACGATTACCTCTTGCGAATCTGCCGCCTCTTCACCTATCCAGGCGAGCAGCACGTCGTCAGAAACTGTACACGAATTCACAATCTGTTCGAGCAGCACCTCAGCGTCAGCGGCCTCACCAAACGCCTTGCGGCAATGGCTCAAGAGCTCATAGATAAGCTTGAGCTGCTTTAGCTCCTCATCTTTCTTCTTGCGTGCGGTAATGTCGACCATTACGCCGCGCAGCCACCGGGGTTCGCCCGCTTCGGCGACTACCGTCACCAGATCGCGCAACCAGACGATTCGGCCGTCTAACGCCACAAAGCGGTACTCAAACTCATGCGGCTGAAGCAATCGCGCGCGCTCGGCACAAAATTGCGGCGCCCAAATTTGGTCGTCTTTGTAAATGTGTGCCTGCCAAAAGCCAGGCTTCAGCCAGTCGCTCGCCGGGTAACCGAGCAGCCGTTCGGCTTTGCTGCTCACATACGTGAAAGTCACCGTGCGTGCATCAGCCTCCCACACGATACCGTCAATCGAAGCCACCAGGTCGTCGAGGCGATTGGCGACGCTGATGCGCCTGCGTTCACTCGCTTCGTTTGAAATTGCCAGAAAAATGAACGACGGCATGAACGCTGTAGCAAAAAATAAAATGGTCGTTGCAAGGTCGATGCCCGCATCGGTCAGGGTAGAATAATGCGGATCGCTCAGGTACAGAAAATTCGCGATCGTGCGCAGAGCGAGCGCTAACCCAATGAGGCTGAGAACCGCACGCAGGCCCAGACGCATTCGTTTCGAAACCGCCTCTGAATTGCCGGGCAACACAAATGCCATCCAGAGAATGACGAAGGTATGGTATGCAGACGAGATGATTCCCCTGACGGGGCTGCGGTAATCTGCATAGGTAAAATACAGCAACAACAATTCAAAGTTGATCAAGATCACCCACTGAATACGGGGTACGGGTCTGGCATTGAGCAGCCGATAAAAGCCATCGAGCAAGAGAAGCGTTCCCGGCAGCATGACCGTCGCCCCAGGCAAGAGCCAGGCCCATTGGGGGTCATTGCCCCGCAGTACGATAATAATCCAACCTGCGCCGTGCAGCGCCATACCGGCCGCCCATGACAGCATACCCACAACGGAATTCTGGCTGCGCCACCGAAGAATCAGAAACCAGCCTGCAAAGAGCAGGCAGTTGACACCGGTCATGAAAGTCAGCGCTGCCGATGATAACTGTGGCATATATATTTCTTAACCTGCGGCTTAGCCGCTATTCAGTTTTTTTCTTTCGCGCAAACAAAGTCACATTTGCGGTATTCATTTCGTAATAGCGCGCGAGACCGAATTCGCGCAGAACATAATCGGTTAAAATGCCGTTCAGTGATTCGGCTGACCCCAGAACCAGTACACCTTCGGGCTTGAGGGCGGCTTTCATCTTTTGAAATAGCGCGAGGCGCAGATCGGGCGCAAAATAATACGCGACGTTTCGGCAGAAAATGATATCGAAGCGGTCGGGTGCGGGCTCGGTGACGAGGTTCATCGGCTTGAATTCGATCGCCGGTAGCAGAGTGCGGTTGATCTGGGCACCCCCGTCGGTTTCGCTGAAGAATTTCTTGCGAAATTTTTCGGGTAACCCCCGCGATAGTTCGAAAGAGGTATAGCGCCCCTGAACGGCCTTTGCGACCGACTCTTCAGAAATATCTGTCGCGATAATCTGCGTCTTGCGTACCAGTTGCAGATGAAACTCAGCGAGCATCATGGCGATTGAGTATGGCTCTTGCCCCGTTGAGCATGCGGCAGACCAGATCTTGAGCGGCGGGTACTGGCCATCGCCTGCCCCTTGAAAATTGCGCTCTTTCCATTCGGGAATTATCTGCTCAACGAGTGCATCGAAAATACTCTCGTCACGAAAAAAACGCGTTTCGTGGGTCGTGATTTTTTCAATCACGCGGCTGATGAGTTTCTGGTTGGTACCTTTCT
The sequence above is a segment of the Turneriella parva DSM 21527 genome. Coding sequences within it:
- a CDS encoding PAS domain S-box protein, with the protein product MNSMPKELAVIIIEDSISDAALIEHHIVSQGFAVRSLRVETSAELNKALEQPWDIVISDFRLPQFNAITALEILSRTGKDIPFIIVSQAIGEGVAVELMRAGAVDYIMKSSLKRLGPAVEREVREARVRAAARESARALSENEQRLRAAQEVAKIGSWETDLKTLAVNWSHETYRIFGLNPQSFAATHEAFLSFVHLDDRAAVDQAFRESLQSPERHSIVHRIVATDGSTKFVEERWGIVFDEAGNPQKAFGTCQDITERKKLEIEVVEREMFLQSVIESQINGIVVVSATGEITLANDSAAQILELQRDKVTGRYYQQADYWKQIDLNFQPLPVEVLPLSRALQQGQTVTGFEHGIVFPDGTTKWLSVSAAPIRAAGGTQNGAVASFLEITEVYLQRERNLQQLQRLRLQEHAMNSSASGVIISDARLPDMPVTYVNAAFTKITGFAAHEVIGKNCRFLHRGDNDQEDLRRLREALKRFEGGDFVLRNYDKSGKVFYSSLNIAPVSNEAGAVTHFVAIQTDVTEKMRAEAELESARERMELALTGAQLGLIDTDMVTGETFFNARFAEILGYDQGELIVNKAADLWTHLHADDVDRMQQALADHINGLADRMEQEYRMRHKTGRWVWILARGRIVARAADGTPKRYTGTILDITERKEQSERILELSQRLIAISETERAEISSELHDVLGQSLVLTKLNLLRFLDDKNLRTPENEKLLLEPISETLRKAREISRRLTPSHMKKVGLALAVEDMLQSAATLSRVEIQHDLAALENFFPENWSINCYRILQEAVTNALKHSGASRVVIATRRIDKNLEIEITDNGKGFSDAADAEGIGLALMRERVRGLRGHMFFTSSPQGLTLHVLLPPEQQSPTA
- a CDS encoding PAS domain-containing protein; translated protein: MPQLSSAALTFMTGVNCLLFAGWFLILRWRSQNSVVGMLSWAAGMALHGAGWIIIVLRGNDPQWAWLLPGATVMLPGTLLLLDGFYRLLNARPVPRIQWVILINFELLLLYFTYADYRSPVRGIISSAYHTFVILWMAFVLPGNSEAVSKRMRLGLRAVLSLIGLALALRTIANFLYLSDPHYSTLTDAGIDLATTILFFATAFMPSFIFLAISNEASERRRISVANRLDDLVASIDGIVWEADARTVTFTYVSSKAERLLGYPASDWLKPGFWQAHIYKDDQIWAPQFCAERARLLQPHEFEYRFVALDGRIVWLRDLVTVVAEAGEPRWLRGVMVDITARKKKDEELKQLKLIYELLSHCRKAFGEAADAEVLLEQIVNSCTVSDDVLLAWIGEEAADSQEVIVKAAAGKAMAYLDEHKISTDETLPEGRGPTGRAMREKRSVFVNHLDITSHDIFTPGRLKYGMYSCASVYFIHSNGRPMSLNIYAAPGNFFSAHMIESFEQLAHEISLALERFAIDRWRTYAEQQIRENQILLDFAIESTVDAVWDFDPRANTVKFSHHWESMLGYDKGELKHSLVDWEKLIHPQDLQAMNENLQGYLRGDMEAFDMTLRMRSKRGDYIWVKDRGVVVERDEAGKASRLVGTLKNIDSEVRSREEARRNAILLDEVFNAAPVGLMVIDRQGNVLRSNPKVIEVAGVQSALGSGVAASGAIFYDENHQPYPEGVLPQVIANQATEQAFAQTFGVRRAEGKELRWVHAISRFVPAIESAICVTSDITDLVESQRSVRDLAQVLEQRVKERTLELEEINKELEAFSYSLSHDLKAPLVRAESWLNILQQKLRGAFDQNAEDILQYVRRELAAMTSMGEAMMQLARVSQSELVITAVDLSQIAEQILNDLRIENPESKIEAEIQPAMVVYADAALARVLIRNLLENAVKYSRQKPAVQISFFQKEATGSPCYCIRDNGIGFDMQYADRLFAPFQRLHSEKDYPGHGIGLATAQRIVHRHQGTISAESAVDSGTTISFTLRNQASEAGAR
- a CDS encoding CheR family methyltransferase produces the protein MSDQAFPAIANAIKRLTGLHIEPEKYYLFEHRFPEVMKEHGVSSYAALLHEIEKGTNQKLISRVIEKITTHETRFFRDESIFDALVEQIIPEWKERNFQGAGDGQYPPLKIWSAACSTGQEPYSIAMMLAEFHLQLVRKTQIIATDISEESVAKAVQGRYTSFELSRGLPEKFRKKFFSETDGGAQINRTLLPAIEFKPMNLVTEPAPDRFDIIFCRNVAYYFAPDLRLALFQKMKAALKPEGVLVLGSAESLNGILTDYVLREFGLARYYEMNTANVTLFARKKKTE